The region AAAAaacgaaaaacccagaaaaaaacgcAGAAAACGGAGCATAGTCTACTTTCATTTCAAAACACAAAATGGAAAAAATACAACCAATAATGTGTAGATCCATACAACTTACACTAAATATAACAAAAGCCAACAATATTTTGCATAAAAAACACTTACCCATTGCTTTTGGGTGAGAAAAATGAATGTGGAGGTCGGTTGAGTGTGTGGGAGGTCCGGCTGAGGTCGTGGTGGGTGGAGGTCCGGCTGACTGCAAGTCGTGGTGGTTTTTTTTggtctgagagagagagagcgagagagagagagagagagaaatgaaggtgacttttgggaaatttgacCGAGAGAagtgaaattccgttttttatgattaccaacttaattatttaaattaaataattaattgttaaactgttacagaaatgtttaaacagataccaagactgtttgaacagaaaccatatatgtttaaacagtttgtgaccagaagataaaaacgaacataaagtaaagaacacacgaatttttacgtggtatcagcaatctttgcagattgctactagtccacgaggccacgcccagagaatgaaatttattagaagaatatctaaatgattacaaaaccaaattgacttatacaaataaagactccctgttgaatttgtcgcaactattgtaatctaaacttctaatcaaatttctgaagtgctaagatcttgaactcccttcaaatcataacacttgcacttttcctctcgaaaagtgactcacgaacaagacttctcccgaagcttgatgaccaatgtccaagtgtgttcaccctgcacaattaacacaaagaaaacaatacagaagtacactgaataaaccactaagaacttgctggactcaagttcttcataaaataaaaaatctctctaaaacttgaaaaatatttggaaaataacatatcaagagagatgatcaaaaaaccaacgacctaagaaagattatatacattttagaatccctttaggtcgtggaaaacaaatcagaaatcaaacatccaataaatggaaaatcttccaaaacaggaaagtcagaatctgttcaaacagactcgtaatccgttcaaacagattcattgaacctggacagtttttcaactcagtttccttaaataaataaggaaacaatatatcttTTATgattgcaagctgtacacgatttctgggcaaccaaatcagataaataaaaaataaatactaataatttccaattcaagaaaaagatattcttttaatggaaaatatatatatatatttattttattaacacataAATTAAAAATCTGAATATAGAAAGACATATTTCAACAAAACAagaaactacccattttcgaaattcaccacaaaatattacaaaagaggaaactactaatttcgaaaatacccctttaaattaattttgtctttattatcaaaaatgtcaataaaggattttacaatctccccctttggcaatttgatagacagaattaattcaaaaacctgcaacacaaatgttagtgataagtaaagagaaagaaccccccctgcaaacatgcatgaacttataacaaacatgtaaataagctagacttaactccccctcaaaataagaaggtccagagtttaaacaaaacaacaaacaaccagaCAAACAACCAGGTTTTTGGAAATAGTACTACTCCtcctttgtgtctttcaaagaagccaaagaaccataaaacaaaaaagaGTATCAATGTTTAAAggacaaaaattaaaagaaaactaaacaacTGGATCTTTGGACAGAGACTGAACAGCTTCCAACACAGAACGTTGCAATCCTTCAAGTGACATCACTCGAGCAGTCAATGAATCAACAGAGGCTCGAACAACAGCTATTTCGGTTGCAACAAGTCCTGAATCTGTGGCAACAGAGGAGGAGGCATGAGGAATGTCATCCGAGGCAATCTTCAGGGATTGGGGCTTGACTTTCTTGGAGGACGGAGCAGCAGTGGCTTCAGTAGGAGGGGCTGAGGCTTTGTAGGAAGCAGCAGTAGTGGGTGCCACCAAGTCTTCTTGATCACGTTGGAGATCTTTTTTCTGCAtactcaacactttataaataacttAAGGAAAAGGAAGATTCAAGTTTTTCCTGTTACCTTTGCGAAACCCAATGATTTGATCATGAATAACCGAAGCCAAATTTATACCAAGACCGGTCCCCACCTTGTACAAAAATGAGGCCATATCAAAAGAGATAGTGGCGGTGTGAAAAGTGGGCTTCCAATTTGTTGTGGCAAACTTATGGAGAACAGCATAAGTGTAGGTGAGATTGGAGACCGAGATGACTTTATTAGATGGCCATACCATTTTTTGACCTACCAATTCAGTGATAACCATGTCCTTGTCAAGAGAGGCACCATCAACATCATCTTCGACATCAAGGGGAAGATGCAAAGCAAGAGCAATGTCttgaggagaaaaagagaaccaaTGGCCCCTAACAAACACTTTGTTATACAGAGGAGATGAAGGTTCAATAATTTCATTAGTaagattggcatagaattccttgactattctatccacaaaaccaGAAAATTTAACCAAAGAACCTGTCCATTGTCGATCTTGAAGCATTGTTAGCACACCAAAAGGACGATGATCACCCAAGACATAATTTCTTTCAATGATAAATTTCCTTTGAGCATATAGAACCATATCACGTGCATTATCATTATAGCAAAAAATGGAAGAATAAGGTTTGAAATGTACACCTGAACGTTTTGGAGAAGGTGTAGAACCAGAAATAGGTTTCTTCCCTTTAGCTTTGGATGTCAAAGGAGATGCAATTTGGTCTGAGTCAGATTCAGCTTCTTGTTCAGAGGGGATAATGTCTTCTTTTTCTGGCTCATTAGACTCAGCCTCTGATTCTGCATTGTCAGGAACCGTTTCATCAGACAATGTGGTATCATGGGTTGCTTCAAATTCTGATTTTTCTTCCTCAGGATCAGATTCGGAGGAAGACAGTGAAGGGGGATGAGCTTTCAATTTTTTCTTGGCAGCAGACAAGGGAGAAAGAGACGCATCCAACCCCAATTTCCTTTTTGGAGTGACAGAATTTTTCTTGGACTGACTCGGCTTCAAAGGCATTTTGAGCAACCCAGCAGCAGCAGCTTTGGAAGAGGATGAAACAGATTTCGATGTTGCCCTAGCCTCCAAAGATGAATCAAAAGGAAGAGGAGAATGGTCTTTGGCTCGAGAGGGCACCATCACTTCAGATGGTGGTGCAACAATGTCAGCAGAGATATCTGGAAACACCATAGGGTGTTCATGAGAGAGCGAAAAAACCTTCTTGCGAGCCTTGGATTTGCAGGACTTTCCAACAGATGTGGGAGCTGCTGGAACAGAAGGAGGCGCTGTTGACACAGACGGAGGAGGCGAAGGAGATGGCACCTTTCGGGATTGAGAAACAGGGATCTTCTTGGAGGAAGCACCATGAGTTCTTACCATTTTTTTCTCTGAGAAAACAAAAACACTTACAAGAAAATGAGaggaaaaaaaatatagaaggaGAAGAGATAACTGAGTGAAATCGTGGGTGAGAAGAAATAGGGTAATGTCATGCATTTTTAAATATATTACTTACCCAAAATGAATACCCACGGCAAAAAGAGGTTtcccttttttttattaaaaaaattgttttaattaaacaagaAAAGGAAACAATCTTGAAGGCACACGATCCACATAGACAATCCAAAAAAAGGTAACAAAAAAAATACCCCACACGATCTTCTTATTGACActttcctatttttttttatcaacaaTTCTAAACAAGGTACAAgacaataaagatacaaatcatAATATTCCAAAATGAGAAAGAAGACAAAAATAAATTCCTTGGtgacaaagaatatattaaatcacacaattaaatgcataatttcacaaaatcaccacaatgattcggtccaccatgaatttccttgtcaaatttttttttaattatcattttttattttatatatatgcacaaaaataaaaactcaacccAAAAAAAATCTGCTTTGATCAAAGAGAGTCAtcctgataagaataaaatcaagcaaatgaaaataagaaTTAGTGTAAATCATagataagaacacttgtgaaaatgaaaaattagaacgaatattcgagagaaataaagcacaattcagtcacaagcacatattcttaagtaaatcaatcaacatgtatgagtcttacacacatttttttttttttttataaactgtgtacaatttttattgcattgtttcaagcataagtgtgtaacagtgtatgcaagggaacattgcccaatgacaaataagtctttttcgaaattaaaataattgtaacccatgaagacgctgtcacactacaccagtggtagcccttttctatggtagcgtatccttttcataactccgaattacaaagttccaacttactcaaaagacggctttcacacactgatgtaggtagctctattctttcacaggagcttgaaacaatgctacacaaaaggaagctcaaacattaaacattgattaatttactcgaatatgcctaggaggaatagattaaatttctctcaagaatatacaaccaaagattcataaacacaagacagattatccagcttgacacacaacaaaattttcaaattgattgacatttttctaaacaaaaaaaaaacacaatagatCAAGCGGACAACACCATAACAAGAgaatttaaagagaacaaacccccaaagattttcggaggaaatcaaagcgaaccgaatcaagaactttagtgaaaatatctgcaatttgtttatgtgtttcaatatattccaagacaagaactttattttcaactaattctcttatgaaatgatgacgaatatcaatatgtttagtacgagaatgttgcacagggtttttttaaatattaattgcacttgtattatcacaaaaaatagttaaagtgtcaagatcaaacccataatccatcatcatttgcttcatccacaaaagttgtgcacaacaacttccCGCTGCAATGTATTCAGCCTCagctgttgagagagaaatagaattctgTTTCTTGCTGTGCCACGAAACAagattatttcccaagaagaaacatcctccactagtgttttttctgtcatcagtgttacctgcccaatcaacatcactaaaacacactagattagggttagtttcttttgaataccaaataccataatcagcagtcccatgaacatatcgaatgattcttttgacagctgcaacatgagactccataggatttccttggtacctggcacacacaccaacactataacttaaatcaggtcgactagcagtgagataaagaagactaccaatcatgctcctatacagtgtaggatccactttgacaccattttcatctttggatagcttcaaagtcgttcccattggtgttttggcaatctttgaactttcaagtccaaactttttcaccaagttcttaacatatttgctttgagaaataaatgtgccttcatctaattgcttgacttgcaaacctaagaaatagatcaattctcccaccatgctcatttcaaattcctctttcatttgcTTCACAAATACCTccacctcattgtcagaagtaaaaccaaacacaatatcatcaacataaatttgagcaataattatgttagatttaatatttttgataaacagagttttatctactccaccctttttgtatccatgagaaacaagaaattgagagagtctctcataccaagctcgaggggcttgcttcaaaccatatagagctttctccaatttgtaaacatgatcaggtgcatggggatcttcaaaccctttgggttgttcaacatatacctcttcatgcaagatcccattgagaaatgcaGATTTGACATCTATTTGGAACAACTTGAAACCAATCAAgcaagcaatagacaataataatctaattgattcaagtcttgcaacaggtgcaaatgtttcatcaaagtctattccttccacttgtgtgtacccttgtgccactaatcttgctttatttcgcacgattgtaccaaattcatcatatttatttttgaaaatccattttgtgccaataatattagtatgcaacggtcttggcacaaggatccacactttgtttctaaaaaattgttccaattcctcctgcatagctttaatccaattttcatcagttaaagcttctttcacatttttaggctcaattagagataagaaacaaacaaattgaacaacataactaaaccttcttcgtgttaccatactgtcttttggatttccaagtattaaatccgctggatgatttaacttaactctggttgatggctccttttggacttcatccaaaataatatctggaaatttcttttctgtctgtccagaatctgtttcatcggattcgcgatttgttggaacagatggaccagacgttgcaacagtagtatcactgacacaagcttcttcgtgtttttcagtaggttcatcagtaaacctttcaatttcttccttagtagaaaactcagaaaaatccctggaatcatcaataacaacgttagccgactccattacagtttgggttctcatgttatacacacgataggccctactgttagtggagtatccaataaaaacaccttcatcactcttagtatcaaatttaccaagattttctctatctctcaaaatgtaacaaacacatccaaaaacatgaaagtaagccacacttggtttcttaccttaCCAAATTTCATAggatgttttagatgtacctggacgaagaaaaacacgatttatgatatagcaagcagtgttGATTGCTTCTGTCCATAaccgtttggtcaattttttgctgtttagcatcactctagccatttcttgaagagtgcggtttttcctctcttcaactccattttgttgaggagttttgggagctgaaaactcatgagagatacctgtagacttacaaaaatcatcatagacagaattctcaaattctttaccatgatcacttcttatacgaacaatttttccaatgttgcaatctttttcaacttttaatttcaagcaaagagttttaaaggcatcaaaattgtcagatttttctttcaagaaatccacccaagtatatctagaaaaatcatccacacaaacaaaaatatatcttttgccatttaaactctcaatttgaattggacccataagatccatgtgaagcaattctaaaactttcgaagtgtttatgtcagaaacacttttatgtgtaattttcaattgcttaccaagttgacaactcttgcacttaccatcagattctttacctagcttaggtaaaccacgtacactccctgcatgtgacaattttttcaaggttttgaaatttatgtgaccaagtttagcatgccacatatcagtgttattactcacaacagattgacacataatagatggcagaagagtgtaacaattgtcattagatctataaccttcaagaacattctcaccattcttgtttaacacaaaacaattctctttatcaaagttaacagtataaccttgatcacaaatttgacttatgcttagaagattagctttaagaccttccacaagtaacactcttttgattctaggcaacccttcaaagttaagagtgcccataccaagaacattaccttcaattccattgccaaaagtaacagacccacaatgcataggttttatgtctgtaagaatagacttgtcacctgtcatatgtcttgaacaaccactgttaaaataccaaaaatatgaagaagcagatctatcatattcactagtaaaaccagcaaaacaattattcttttttatccatattttctttgattgaacattttccttttttactcttttgaaatcatcaaaataattgaatttttcaaaatattcatttttagcaaaattcataagagtaaaacacttaggaagaatatgacccttcctaccacaaaaatggCAGATTAGAATGAATTTTTCGAGTTTACCATTGGATTTACCTGCTGACTGTGTCCTTTCTGTTGGAACAAACCGAGTACCGGATACAACAGATTTCACTGAGGATGCAACAGGAACATCAGACGATAACATCCCAGCCgagataaagacagttttctttgatttttgagaacttgaagcacccagtcccacatgacttctttgatctgaattctgtatattctcaaaaatagttgaaccggggttaagcattctaacatttttctcaagagtatccaaatctttagacaacttattaatttcaacattttttgaaattatttctttttccaaattttcattcaaatcagtaagttgtttaatttcaagggataaatctttatttttgcttaccaatgaccgattttcagaacacactttcacccatgaaccatacatctttttgtaagattcactcaaagactcatcattcaattcagattcatcactatcagaattttcttcatcttttgaaacattattcaagcaaacaattttttcattttcagatttagaaccaggtaaaatagaagtgagagcgacattaccttcctcatcttcactactttcagagtcattatcactccaagtagcaatcataccttttttgttctttttcaaagtatttgcacattcagactagatgtgaccaaatccctcacattccctgcactgaataccatttttattagtttgaaaaggtttaagagaagaagggttaccttttgacatcttgccattgaattttttgtttcctatcttattcatatattttcaaaaattctttgcaagcatttccatttcattatcaccatcttcatcatctgagacttccttttcagtgctcttgaaagctatggctttctccttttctttggaagtacttggcttgtctttttgacgaatcttttgatttaactcaaaggtacgaagtgaccccat is a window of Humulus lupulus chromosome 4, drHumLupu1.1, whole genome shotgun sequence DNA encoding:
- the LOC133832919 gene encoding uncharacterized protein LOC133832919, encoding MVRTHGASSKKIPVSQSRKVPSPSPPPSVSTAPPSVPAAPTSVGKSCKSKARKKVFSLSHEHPMVFPDISADIVAPPSEVMVPSRAKDHSPLPFDSSLEARATSKSVSSSSKAAAAGLLKMPLKPSQSKKNSVTPKRKLGLDASLSPLSAAKKKLKAHPPSLSSSESDPEEEKSEFEATHDTTLSDETVPDNAESEAESNEPEKEDIIPSEQEAESDSDQIASPLTSKAKGKKPISGSTPSPKRSGVHFKPYSSIFCYNDNARDMVLYAQRKFIIERNYVLGDHRPFGVLTMLQDRQWTGSLVKFSGFVDRIVKEFYANLTNEIIEPSSPLYNKVFVRGHWFSFSPQDIALALHLPLDVEDDVDGASLDKDMVITELVGQKMVWPSNKVISVSNLTYTYAVLHKFATTNWKPTFHTATISFDMASFLYKVGTGLGINLASVIHDQIIGFRKGNRKNLNLPFP